The following proteins are encoded in a genomic region of Clostridium kluyveri:
- a CDS encoding beta strand repeat-containing protein, which translates to MAVLSATAVATLLGSIPVSAADGEVYDLATRTVKYTLSDLMSLRNQLDAGLHSSQYGYEYNGNVYALDDVNEIYSANPEGDLDSILSQVEDTVTPAFEAGETTTVKVDSVSAINATTVRVELETAPTTDLTTGDFTVKVDGVAVAVSAVTKTPNTTKSYDLTIATLANKEGSLEVNGKAATIDGSDFGYDFEAPTVSSVTAVDNKHVLFTFSEKVDKVALEGALVTDLFDVEKVNDSVTDYVPTLAKVQADGKSVLVTLNTAMINFNSGYIATAKVNAGLKDIKGQQLSAETKIIFDGSGATATTGPVALGAVYTPSTSSKIVVKFDKDISATIDKSKITVGGAALALADTVSRTGTAELTITLSSSSKTAYDTAASKDVVFAEGAVKDTELTPNNMAATTITPVSAAKLTAAIYDEASNKLTLTFDKAINIATIDLTAITLNGEPLVGSTSTVNILTQTANSATLEFTLSDATDLINVEGAAKASRALVLGAGLGAGFAKDVNGNTVADATYTSVLNYTDDVTAPVISGVTYNATTNKLVITANEDVTVGDITKLAVYEGTTELFKLNAATVTFEDGSPDVLANTDASVDKKYVLTLSGGALTSIEASAVNKSNLALNISKAGTGATEAGFVDIAGNKIATDADVSIAIAYTDQDAVTMTGATQSGVAANQVKLTFNKSLAAADLVTSKFTVAKKDNAAVTVPVTAVASYDDNKTVILTIDKDSANYVNGYEYAVSTTAKDIYGNPYQAPADITGPDTDIDNDFTLDTTVTGTAYALTGVSYADTNSDYTANAGDKITLTFNGAVSLSGDVTVEDFELSAGNLGSNFTVAQGSSPEKLVITLGTGASFDLGTDTLDITGDATKKHIVGANGVKVDAAGGGITIAKPDAVKPYITKAVYNDANGSGALNAGDTLTLTFSEAVNIDAEDIQAATAAPDNDLILSAGSLVLDGTQVSSDGNTVTIGIKTVTTPIVPGTTTIKGDGDGTNNNAIFDKWGLNFDATASAVIIEKSDTTAPAFSNVKIVKGDGNTGSVLQEGDKVVFDVSEAIQKETGINLEALTLYEGDTAIKYATDNSGLGFGGDGSGGVTGNVMIDNSAKTVTITIAADDGWVGADVNSISSFNIKTLGNATFTDANGNEIQTASGFGLSVTK; encoded by the coding sequence TTGGCTGTTTTATCTGCAACGGCTGTTGCTACTTTGTTAGGTAGTATTCCAGTTTCAGCAGCGGATGGCGAAGTATATGATTTAGCAACTAGAACTGTAAAATATACACTAAGTGATCTTATGAGCTTAAGGAATCAATTAGATGCTGGATTACATTCATCTCAATATGGTTATGAATATAACGGCAATGTATATGCTCTTGATGATGTAAATGAAATTTATTCGGCAAATCCAGAAGGTGATTTAGATTCAATTTTAAGTCAAGTTGAGGATACTGTTACACCAGCCTTTGAGGCAGGCGAAACAACAACAGTTAAAGTTGATTCAGTAAGTGCTATTAATGCTACAACTGTAAGAGTTGAATTGGAAACAGCTCCAACAACAGATCTAACAACAGGAGACTTTACAGTTAAAGTAGATGGAGTGGCAGTAGCTGTATCAGCAGTAACTAAGACTCCAAATACAACTAAATCTTATGATTTAACAATAGCTACATTAGCTAATAAAGAAGGTTCTTTAGAAGTTAATGGTAAAGCAGCTACAATAGATGGGTCAGACTTTGGATATGATTTCGAAGCTCCAACAGTTTCAAGTGTAACTGCAGTAGATAATAAACACGTATTATTCACTTTCAGTGAAAAAGTTGATAAAGTAGCTTTAGAAGGAGCATTAGTTACAGATTTATTTGATGTAGAAAAAGTAAATGATTCAGTAACTGATTATGTGCCTACTTTAGCTAAAGTACAAGCCGATGGTAAAAGTGTCTTAGTTACTTTGAATACAGCAATGATTAATTTCAACAGTGGTTATATAGCAACTGCTAAAGTAAATGCTGGATTAAAGGATATAAAAGGACAACAGTTATCAGCAGAAACAAAAATTATATTTGATGGAAGTGGTGCTACAGCAACAACAGGCCCAGTTGCATTAGGCGCAGTATATACACCTTCAACTTCGTCAAAAATAGTTGTTAAATTTGATAAAGATATAAGTGCAACAATCGATAAATCTAAGATAACTGTAGGTGGAGCAGCTCTTGCGTTAGCAGATACTGTTTCAAGAACAGGAACAGCTGAACTTACTATAACATTATCATCATCAAGTAAAACTGCTTATGATACAGCAGCAAGCAAAGATGTAGTATTTGCTGAAGGTGCTGTAAAAGATACTGAATTAACTCCAAATAATATGGCAGCTACAACTATAACACCAGTATCAGCTGCTAAGTTAACAGCAGCAATTTATGATGAAGCTTCAAATAAACTTACTTTAACATTTGATAAAGCAATAAATATAGCAACTATAGATTTAACTGCAATTACTCTTAATGGAGAACCTTTAGTAGGATCAACTTCAACAGTAAATATCTTGACACAAACAGCTAATAGTGCTACTTTAGAATTTACTTTAAGTGATGCTACAGACTTAATAAATGTTGAAGGAGCAGCAAAAGCTTCAAGAGCTTTAGTGTTAGGAGCAGGGTTAGGAGCAGGATTTGCTAAAGACGTAAATGGTAACACAGTAGCAGATGCAACTTATACGTCAGTATTAAATTATACAGATGACGTGACAGCACCAGTAATAAGTGGAGTAACATATAATGCTACAACAAACAAATTAGTTATTACTGCAAATGAAGATGTTACAGTTGGAGATATAACAAAGCTTGCTGTTTATGAAGGAACAACAGAATTATTTAAGTTGAATGCAGCAACTGTTACTTTTGAAGATGGATCACCAGATGTTTTAGCTAATACAGATGCTTCAGTAGATAAAAAATATGTTCTTACTCTATCAGGCGGAGCATTAACATCAATAGAAGCATCAGCAGTTAATAAATCTAATTTAGCACTTAACATTTCAAAAGCTGGCACAGGAGCTACAGAAGCAGGATTTGTTGATATAGCAGGTAATAAGATAGCAACTGACGCTGATGTATCAATAGCTATTGCTTATACAGATCAGGATGCTGTCACAATGACAGGAGCAACTCAATCAGGTGTTGCAGCTAATCAAGTTAAACTTACATTCAATAAATCATTAGCAGCAGCAGACTTAGTTACAAGTAAATTTACTGTTGCTAAAAAGGATAATGCTGCAGTTACAGTTCCGGTAACAGCAGTAGCTTCATATGATGACAATAAAACTGTAATACTTACAATAGATAAGGATAGTGCAAACTATGTAAATGGATATGAATATGCTGTATCAACAACAGCAAAAGATATCTATGGAAATCCATATCAAGCACCAGCTGATATTACTGGACCAGATACAGATATAGACAATGACTTTACTTTAGATACAACTGTTACAGGAACAGCTTATGCTTTAACAGGAGTATCTTATGCAGATACAAACTCTGATTATACTGCAAATGCTGGAGATAAAATAACCCTAACATTTAACGGAGCAGTATCTCTATCAGGAGATGTTACAGTTGAGGACTTTGAACTTTCAGCAGGAAATCTTGGAAGTAACTTTACAGTTGCTCAAGGTTCATCACCAGAAAAACTAGTTATTACATTAGGAACAGGAGCTAGCTTCGATCTTGGAACAGATACACTTGATATAACAGGTGATGCTACAAAGAAACATATAGTAGGAGCTAATGGAGTTAAAGTTGATGCAGCTGGTGGAGGTATAACTATAGCTAAACCAGATGCAGTTAAGCCATATATAACTAAAGCAGTTTATAATGATGCTAATGGAAGTGGTGCATTAAACGCAGGAGATACATTAACTCTTACATTCAGTGAGGCAGTGAATATTGATGCAGAAGATATACAAGCGGCAACAGCAGCACCAGATAATGACTTAATACTAAGTGCTGGAAGTTTAGTTCTTGATGGAACACAAGTTTCATCAGATGGAAATACTGTTACTATAGGAATTAAAACAGTAACAACTCCTATAGTGCCAGGAACAACAACTATCAAGGGAGATGGAGATGGCACTAATAATAATGCTATTTTTGATAAATGGGGACTTAACTTTGATGCAACAGCTTCAGCAGTTATTATAGAAAAATCAGATACAACAGCACCAGCATTCTCAAATGTTAAGATCGTTAAGGGTGATGGAAATACTGGTTCAGTACTACAAGAAGGAGATAAAGTTGTATTTGATGTAAGTGAAGCAATCCAAAAAGAAACAGGAATCAATTTAGAAGCACTTACATTATATGAAGGAGATACTGCAATAAAATATGCAACTGATAATTCTGGACTTGGATTTGGTGGAGATGGCTCTGGTGGAGTCACAGGAAATGTAATGATAGATAACTCTGCTAAGACTGTTACTATAACTATAGCTGCAGATGACGGATGGGTAGGTGCAGATGTAAATTCAATAAGTTCATTCAACATTAAGACATTAGGAAATGCTACTTTCACTGATGCTAATGGAAATGAAATACAAACAGCTTCTGGATTTGGTTTATCAGTAACTAAATAG
- a CDS encoding cell wall-binding repeat-containing protein, producing the protein MSKKGTKALASAALMSLVLTTALSAGPVKAAAGEVTRTSGADRYATAAQVAKSNWTTTDNVVLVSGEGYADSVSASALAKKLDAPILLTTPDTLSSDAESAIEQLKPKNIYVIGGNASISQSIRNNLKTDYNLVELGGANRYETNVAVAEKLVELGVSASEVLVVGGEGFSDALSVAPVAAAKGQILLLANNNQSSIQSVIDFVKDKGSKVTVVGTKNVINDTIYSALGASTRVDGGTDRFATNINVLKEFKDSLKNDKLYVANASAATPDNLYADALVASALAGKYTAPLVLVDKDESDATDNAVDYIKDNATTSTDLNVIGGTGVVSDSIVKAINDAVNPDNPDNDAEVSSISAVNLNQIKVVFSDEVDEDTAEEVGSYKVDGTALVEQGDTYDENGDGDREAKAVLQDDNKTVLITLAKPRKQSDDVDITVKKGILSADKSKSISEFTQSVTFSDTTTPTIESVKVRGNSKITVKFSEPLNLKTISSLKSKFKIDGQNISSMGLDESNSEIKDPVIGNNGEIWSDEVEFYFSSELEAGNRTLKISDGDDKSGSETGLLSDAAGFPFKESTEDFNVDEVTGEPEIVSIKAEDSGKVYVNFDRPMDEKTATKLANYKINGDLVSDESNAKIELKEDDSQVKITGVSGLLNKNSNTLYVDDNVKDAYGNNVAEDTYESFDLEEDDTKPTVSSVYVLDDDTIRVRFSKDVNAVEATDTSNYKIKDSSGTDISETIEDITIPGKSGDPDEDDSTDVVDINFEDDLTESSYTITIKNITDMTSSENEMDEYTETIDGAEDIVPKVDSVTKGASDQKVVVQFSKEMDASSIQELSNYKYRNGNGDLKALPSDTEIEASSDNKSAIIEFPSNYTVRTGADEDDGYGDNDVIEIDVLTGVEDTEGNALEISIAKAIEEATDVTAVKANSVKVYYDEDDKDELRVSFKCTKSIDEFNASDFALNGVKPDTQTRDGELLILIYNTDESIQAVKAGGVNAKLTIRTNDGKTAESTTDVSGKPIAVEVDSEGNAIAGTITPYSYQAGPRLVSEPEDAWTATVNNTEALVNIVFDTPIYKTSVNPDDFTFKVGGKTIDADDVDISANDPKTVVFKFTDSDSIKQFKNNSTVKISVDKNKATEITTEKDRDGEYAHYVPDDDDVADDAVTIDIGAVDDNNDTTAPTLTETTATGVVGTAIDLTQYFNDNVTASNALTYKVNGTAISGTGYTPTAAGTFKVTATDAAGNTSGELTITVTGETDAFITGAEYSEELLSSNLYVTVTDASKVTGVTVNGTALVLDERYAIEDGKVKITFPQGTAKSAIGTVVIKTADGDHILDADIIQ; encoded by the coding sequence ATGAGTAAAAAAGGTACGAAGGCACTTGCAAGTGCTGCACTTATGTCTTTAGTTTTAACTACAGCTTTATCAGCTGGTCCGGTTAAAGCAGCAGCAGGAGAAGTAACAAGGACAAGTGGTGCTGACAGATATGCAACAGCTGCCCAGGTGGCTAAGTCAAACTGGACAACTACTGATAATGTAGTATTAGTATCAGGAGAAGGATATGCAGATTCAGTAAGTGCTTCTGCATTGGCTAAAAAATTGGATGCACCAATACTTTTAACTACACCAGACACACTTAGTTCAGATGCAGAAAGTGCAATAGAACAATTAAAGCCAAAGAACATATATGTTATCGGCGGAAATGCATCAATTTCACAGAGCATAAGGAATAACTTGAAAACCGATTATAATCTGGTAGAGCTTGGTGGAGCCAACAGATATGAAACTAACGTAGCAGTAGCTGAAAAGTTAGTTGAATTAGGTGTTAGTGCCAGTGAGGTATTGGTAGTTGGAGGAGAAGGATTCTCAGATGCACTATCAGTAGCACCGGTAGCAGCAGCAAAAGGACAGATATTATTACTTGCAAACAATAATCAAAGTTCAATTCAATCAGTTATTGATTTTGTAAAAGACAAGGGATCAAAGGTTACAGTGGTTGGAACTAAAAATGTTATAAATGATACCATCTACAGTGCTCTTGGTGCTAGTACCAGAGTAGATGGAGGAACAGATAGATTTGCAACCAATATAAATGTATTAAAAGAATTTAAAGATAGCTTGAAAAATGATAAATTATATGTGGCAAATGCAAGTGCTGCTACACCAGATAACCTATATGCAGATGCTTTAGTTGCATCAGCATTAGCGGGAAAATATACTGCACCGCTTGTATTAGTTGACAAAGATGAATCAGATGCAACAGATAATGCTGTAGATTATATAAAAGATAATGCTACAACTAGTACTGATTTAAATGTAATAGGTGGAACTGGGGTTGTTTCAGATAGTATAGTTAAGGCAATTAATGATGCTGTTAATCCAGATAATCCTGACAATGATGCAGAAGTTAGTTCAATTAGTGCTGTTAATTTGAATCAAATTAAAGTTGTATTTAGCGATGAAGTTGACGAGGATACAGCAGAAGAAGTAGGCAGCTATAAAGTTGACGGAACAGCATTGGTAGAGCAGGGAGATACTTACGATGAAAATGGTGATGGAGACAGAGAAGCAAAAGCTGTACTTCAGGATGATAATAAAACTGTACTTATAACTCTTGCTAAACCAAGAAAACAATCTGATGATGTAGATATAACAGTTAAAAAAGGTATACTTTCAGCAGATAAATCTAAAAGTATTTCTGAGTTTACTCAATCTGTAACTTTCAGTGATACTACTACACCTACAATTGAATCAGTAAAGGTAAGAGGTAACAGTAAGATAACTGTTAAATTCTCAGAGCCGCTTAATTTAAAAACTATAAGTTCCTTAAAGAGCAAGTTTAAAATAGATGGACAAAATATAAGCAGTATGGGACTAGATGAAAGTAATTCAGAGATCAAGGATCCTGTTATAGGAAATAATGGAGAGATATGGTCTGATGAAGTTGAGTTCTATTTTAGTTCAGAACTTGAAGCAGGAAACAGAACTTTAAAAATATCAGATGGAGATGACAAGTCAGGAAGTGAAACTGGATTGTTGTCAGATGCTGCTGGATTCCCATTTAAAGAATCTACTGAAGATTTTAATGTAGATGAAGTGACTGGAGAACCTGAAATAGTTAGTATAAAAGCAGAAGATAGTGGAAAAGTGTATGTTAATTTTGACAGACCAATGGATGAAAAAACTGCTACAAAATTAGCAAATTATAAAATAAATGGTGATCTTGTTAGTGATGAATCTAATGCAAAGATTGAGCTTAAGGAAGATGACAGTCAGGTTAAAATAACTGGAGTATCAGGATTACTTAACAAGAATTCAAATACATTATATGTTGATGATAATGTAAAAGATGCTTATGGTAATAATGTGGCAGAGGACACTTATGAATCTTTTGATTTAGAAGAAGATGATACTAAGCCAACAGTAAGTTCTGTTTATGTACTTGATGATGATACCATAAGGGTTAGATTCAGTAAAGATGTAAATGCAGTAGAAGCAACAGATACATCAAATTACAAAATAAAAGATAGCAGCGGAACAGACATAAGCGAAACTATAGAGGATATAACCATTCCAGGAAAATCAGGAGACCCTGACGAGGATGATTCAACTGATGTAGTTGATATAAATTTTGAAGATGATTTAACTGAATCCAGTTATACAATAACAATTAAAAATATAACAGATATGACATCCAGTGAAAATGAAATGGATGAATATACTGAAACAATTGATGGAGCAGAAGATATAGTACCTAAAGTAGATTCTGTAACAAAAGGAGCTAGTGATCAAAAAGTTGTTGTTCAATTCAGCAAGGAAATGGATGCAAGCTCTATTCAGGAACTTTCAAACTACAAATACAGAAATGGTAACGGAGATTTAAAGGCACTTCCAAGTGATACTGAAATTGAAGCAAGTTCTGATAATAAGAGTGCAATAATTGAATTTCCATCAAATTATACAGTAAGAACAGGTGCAGACGAAGATGATGGCTATGGAGACAATGATGTTATAGAAATAGATGTCTTAACAGGAGTAGAAGATACAGAGGGAAATGCACTAGAAATATCTATAGCTAAAGCTATAGAAGAAGCAACAGATGTGACAGCAGTGAAAGCTAATTCAGTTAAAGTTTACTATGATGAAGATGATAAGGATGAATTAAGAGTTAGCTTTAAATGCACAAAATCTATAGATGAGTTTAATGCTAGTGATTTTGCCCTTAATGGTGTGAAACCAGACACACAAACTAGGGATGGCGAATTATTAATTTTGATATATAATACAGATGAAAGTATTCAAGCTGTTAAAGCGGGCGGAGTTAATGCTAAATTAACTATAAGAACCAACGATGGTAAAACAGCCGAATCTACAACTGATGTGTCGGGTAAACCTATAGCTGTAGAAGTAGATTCTGAGGGAAATGCAATAGCAGGAACCATAACTCCATATTCCTATCAGGCAGGACCTAGACTTGTTTCAGAACCAGAAGATGCATGGACTGCAACAGTAAATAATACTGAAGCACTTGTTAATATAGTATTTGATACTCCAATTTACAAGACTAGTGTTAATCCAGATGATTTTACTTTCAAAGTTGGAGGAAAAACTATAGATGCAGATGATGTTGATATTTCTGCAAATGATCCTAAAACTGTAGTCTTTAAATTTACAGATTCAGATAGTATAAAACAATTTAAGAATAATTCAACAGTTAAGATATCAGTTGACAAAAATAAAGCTACAGAGATTACTACTGAAAAAGACAGAGATGGTGAATATGCTCACTATGTTCCGGATGATGATGATGTTGCAGATGATGCTGTAACTATAGATATAGGTGCTGTTGATGATAATAATGATACGACAGCTCCAACACTTACTGAAACAACAGCAACAGGAGTAGTAGGTACTGCAATTGATTTAACTCAATATTTTAATGATAATGTAACTGCTTCAAATGCTCTTACTTATAAAGTAAATGGAACTGCAATAAGTGGAACTGGTTATACTCCAACTGCAGCAGGAACGTTTAAAGTAACAGCTACAGATGCAGCAGGAAACACTTCAGGAGAACTTACAATTACTGTGACAGGAGAGACAGATGCATTTATTACTGGAGCAGAATATTCAGAGGAATTACTGTCAAGTAATTTATATGTAACAGTGACAGATGCTTCAAAAGTTACTGGTGTAACAGTTAATGGTACCGCTTTAGTATTAGATGAGAGATATGCAATAGAAGATGGAAAGGTAAAAATAACATTTCCTCAAGGTACAGCGAAAAGTGCAATTGGAACAGTTGTTATAAAGACTGCAGATGGAGATCATATACTTGATGCTGATATAATACAATAG
- a CDS encoding cell wall-binding repeat-containing protein, which translates to MANKKRFLSSMLTALVLSAALGSGSVYAAAVKRTDGGDGGRIGTANQVALDLFSKCDNVILVNGYGYADAVSATPLAKQLNAPILLTHGQTLETEVASTIKSLGAAKIYIVGGTGVVSEDIENTLGDSYEVERIAGTTDTTRMGTNSKVAERVLEMSNQKTAMLVNGQDGYADSLSVASIAAQKGYPVLFASTKEVAPVVKDIITSKGLAIQAVGGEGVLPQSVVASVGGTKVTSDTADRFATNIAVLNYFKENGGLDFTNIYVAAGGSTQDQFADALVASAAAAKTGSPLVLTGVGAGSTQVTNANSYILSNATDDSNIIIVGGTSSVSSEIEAVLKNNDDLEIIGIE; encoded by the coding sequence ATGGCAAATAAGAAAAGATTTTTAAGTTCCATGCTAACTGCATTGGTTCTATCGGCAGCACTTGGAAGTGGCAGCGTGTATGCAGCAGCAGTAAAGAGAACAGATGGAGGTGATGGGGGAAGAATAGGTACTGCAAATCAGGTTGCATTAGATTTATTCAGCAAATGTGATAATGTAATACTTGTAAATGGATATGGCTATGCAGATGCAGTAAGTGCAACACCACTTGCAAAACAGCTTAATGCACCTATACTTCTGACTCATGGACAAACCTTGGAAACAGAAGTTGCTTCAACTATAAAAAGTTTAGGTGCCGCCAAGATATACATAGTAGGAGGTACAGGAGTAGTATCTGAAGACATAGAAAATACACTGGGGGACAGTTATGAAGTAGAACGTATAGCAGGAACTACGGATACTACTAGAATGGGTACTAATTCAAAAGTAGCTGAAAGAGTACTTGAAATGAGCAATCAAAAAACTGCCATGCTGGTAAATGGACAGGATGGATATGCAGATTCCCTTTCCGTGGCTTCCATTGCAGCGCAAAAAGGATATCCCGTATTATTTGCTTCCACAAAAGAGGTAGCGCCTGTAGTTAAAGATATAATAACCTCAAAGGGTCTGGCAATACAAGCAGTTGGCGGAGAAGGAGTACTGCCCCAGTCCGTAGTAGCTTCTGTAGGTGGAACTAAAGTAACCAGCGATACTGCAGACAGATTTGCAACCAACATTGCAGTGCTGAATTATTTTAAAGAAAATGGGGGACTGGACTTTACCAATATATATGTAGCCGCAGGAGGATCAACCCAGGATCAATTTGCAGATGCATTGGTAGCATCGGCAGCTGCAGCCAAGACTGGCTCACCGCTTGTACTCACAGGGGTAGGTGCGGGAAGTACACAGGTGACTAATGCTAATAGTTACATATTATCAAATGCAACTGATGATTCAAATATAATAATAGTAGGCGGAACTTCCTCTGTTTCTTCAGAAATAGAAGCAGTGCTTAAAAATAATGATGATTTAGAAATTATAGGCATTGAATAA
- a CDS encoding cell wall hydrolase — translation MAFSDRELLARIIKCEAGGEGDVGMRAVATTIMNRVRVPYGEYQRIGQGDIRRILYQEGQFDCMRSQIRGVTNPQTIWSNPPDQVHYDIADWALAGNRLFNIGYSLWYFNPYAPCPWLFPFNGVGSFQVKILQHCFYNPTELYAQT, via the coding sequence ATGGCGTTCTCAGACAGAGAACTTCTGGCGAGAATTATAAAGTGCGAAGCAGGAGGAGAAGGAGACGTTGGTATGAGGGCTGTTGCAACTACCATTATGAATAGAGTACGTGTTCCTTATGGAGAATATCAAAGAATAGGCCAGGGAGATATAAGACGAATACTTTATCAGGAAGGTCAATTTGACTGCATGCGCTCACAAATCAGAGGAGTGACTAATCCCCAGACCATATGGTCAAATCCACCGGATCAAGTACATTATGACATAGCCGACTGGGCACTGGCAGGTAACAGACTATTTAATATAGGTTATTCCCTCTGGTATTTCAACCCCTATGCCCCCTGCCCCTGGCTTTTTCCATTTAACGGCGTAGGCTCTTTTCAGGTAAAAATACTACAGCATTGTTTTTACAATCCAACGGAACTTTATGCACAAACTTAA
- a CDS encoding tRNA 2-thiocytidine biosynthesis TtcA family protein has translation MDKIKGTGCKIQTSFHERKPLKEIEHSITKRYRKRIWSKFVRAISEFNLVEEGDRVGVAVSGGKDSMLMAKLFQELKRHWKVNFHMEFIAMDPGYHESNRKLLIENCNYLNIPIHIFESHIFDVVDNIAKDYPCYICAKMRRGALYSKAQQLGCSKLALGHHFNDVIETTLLNLFYGGSFKTMLPKLKSKNFKNIELIRPLYFVEESNVKAFMKNAGISPLNCGCIVAAGKTSSKRYEVKNMIEKMKVNFKDIDKSIFHAAQNVNLDGILAWKKNGQSHSYLEFYDEEKENVEDIIEDS, from the coding sequence GTGGATAAAATAAAGGGAACAGGATGTAAAATACAGACTTCTTTTCATGAGAGAAAACCATTAAAAGAAATAGAACACAGTATTACAAAAAGATATAGAAAACGCATATGGTCAAAATTTGTAAGGGCTATTAGTGAATTTAATCTGGTAGAAGAGGGAGACAGAGTTGGTGTAGCGGTGTCAGGCGGTAAAGACAGCATGCTCATGGCTAAGCTATTTCAGGAACTTAAAAGGCATTGGAAGGTAAATTTTCATATGGAATTTATTGCAATGGATCCAGGCTATCATGAAAGCAACAGAAAACTTTTAATAGAAAACTGCAATTATTTAAATATTCCTATACATATTTTTGAATCTCATATTTTTGATGTGGTAGACAATATTGCAAAGGATTATCCCTGCTATATTTGTGCCAAAATGAGAAGGGGAGCATTGTATTCCAAGGCACAGCAGCTTGGGTGCAGCAAGCTTGCACTGGGCCACCACTTCAATGATGTAATAGAAACAACTCTTCTAAATTTGTTTTATGGGGGGAGTTTTAAAACTATGCTGCCAAAGTTAAAATCTAAAAATTTTAAGAATATAGAGCTTATAAGACCCCTTTATTTTGTTGAGGAAAGCAATGTTAAAGCCTTTATGAAAAATGCGGGAATATCCCCTCTAAACTGTGGGTGTATAGTTGCAGCTGGAAAAACCAGTAGCAAACGATATGAGGTTAAAAATATGATAGAAAAAATGAAAGTTAATTTTAAAGATATAGACAAATCAATTTTTCATGCGGCACAAAATGTGAATTTGGATGGAATATTGGCTTGGAAAAAGAATGGGCAATCACATTCTTATCTGGAATTCTATGATGAAGAAAAAGAAAATGTTGAAGATATAATAGAAGATAGTTAA
- a CDS encoding sensor histidine kinase translates to MNSFSEQGRINEKLLEDSSRTSVFCGMTLEKQVQKLKSDVERNTELLNESQELNKNITEFISDISHELKTPLNVIFAAIQVLAACKSCEDQKCIDKRDEYLKIMKENCYRLMKLINNLLDISKLDSGFIKLNCHNENIVSIVEDIALSLVPYVESKNIELIFDTNVEEKIMAVDSDKMERIILNLLSNAVKFTPPEGKIYVNVQCDDKNVYIVVKDTGIGIAEDKLKIIFERFGQAGNTTAEENKGSGIGLYLAKSFAHLHGGEIIVKSSRGSGSEFTVRLPVKIIEENYTDKSNYTNAGEITCKNRINQINMEFADVYFKI, encoded by the coding sequence ATGAATAGTTTTAGTGAGCAAGGTAGAATCAATGAAAAATTATTAGAGGATTCTTCAAGAACAAGTGTTTTTTGCGGCATGACCTTAGAAAAACAGGTTCAAAAACTTAAAAGTGATGTGGAAAGAAATACTGAACTTCTAAATGAAAGTCAAGAACTTAATAAAAATATTACAGAATTTATATCTGACATATCCCATGAGTTAAAGACACCCTTAAATGTTATTTTTGCTGCAATACAGGTACTGGCTGCATGTAAAAGTTGTGAAGACCAGAAATGTATTGATAAGCGGGATGAGTATCTTAAGATAATGAAGGAAAACTGTTACAGGCTGATGAAGCTTATAAACAATTTATTGGATATAAGCAAACTGGATTCCGGGTTTATAAAATTAAACTGTCACAATGAAAATATTGTGAGTATAGTTGAAGATATTGCGTTATCATTGGTACCTTATGTAGAAAGTAAAAATATAGAATTGATCTTTGATACAAACGTGGAAGAAAAGATAATGGCTGTGGACTCAGATAAAATGGAGAGAATAATTTTGAATTTACTATCTAATGCAGTAAAATTTACTCCACCAGAAGGGAAAATATATGTAAATGTTCAATGTGATGATAAAAATGTATATATTGTAGTAAAAGATACTGGAATAGGAATAGCGGAAGATAAACTAAAAATTATATTTGAAAGATTTGGACAAGCAGGTAATACTACTGCGGAAGAAAACAAAGGAAGCGGTATAGGGCTTTATCTGGCAAAATCCTTTGCACATCTTCATGGAGGAGAAATCATCGTAAAGAGTAGTAGGGGCAGTGGTAGTGAATTTACCGTAAGGCTTCCTGTAAAAATTATAGAAGAGAATTATACAGACAAAAGTAATTATACAAATGCTGGGGAAATCACTTGCAAAAATAGAATAAATCAGATTAATATGGAATTTGCAGATGTGTATTTTAAAATTTAA